The proteins below come from a single Deltaproteobacteria bacterium genomic window:
- a CDS encoding cyclic nucleotide-binding domain-containing protein yields the protein MTEPALEPCCEATRAEMLHHIREFYTSFPVIRDVPCRVCRQIIQLRVYETPPIETVAPTAAAGGLPSAAELLSVDDLLQYDIFADIPRDVIAKHLERYEAQPPVWRRRFAAGDIICREGDYGSTAFYIVNGTAEVYLEARMAHAKSDKREGRGRGIFGLVRTFTTGLVAASADQRVEERVRRSIAVGAAIHLDYDHPVAELGAGELFGEMTCLSYYPRSATVRATTDCEVLELLRSVLQDLLQKRSKIFKQRLDTTYRTRALDTHLRSVPVFADLTADFIDHLRAHVELRTCEPGDVICQQGDVADSLYLIRLGFVKVSQHFPGGELVLGYLGHGEYFGEMGLLVGGTRNATCVALDHVELVQINKADFDLMVGRFPEIKAKLEAEAAARVQAGHLLEERAPTVPLGDFLAQGLMDAQNVLLLDLDKCTRCDECVRACAAAHDGVTRLVREGLRYDKFLVATSCRQCADPLCMIGCPVGSIRRRNSLEVIIEDWCIGCGKCANQCPYGNINMHEFPALRDDPQRAGHKMLVHEDDPEHPGQQRVVLDKKALTCDLCLGLDEPSCVYACPHDAALRVEPKHFFGAQMSRA from the coding sequence GTGACGGAGCCAGCGCTGGAGCCGTGCTGCGAAGCGACGCGCGCGGAGATGTTGCACCACATCCGCGAGTTCTACACCTCGTTCCCGGTCATTCGCGACGTGCCCTGTCGGGTGTGTCGTCAGATCATTCAACTGCGCGTCTACGAGACGCCGCCGATCGAAACGGTGGCGCCAACCGCGGCGGCGGGGGGGCTGCCGTCGGCCGCGGAGCTGCTCAGCGTCGATGACCTGCTGCAGTACGACATCTTCGCCGACATCCCGCGCGACGTGATCGCGAAGCATTTGGAGCGCTACGAAGCGCAGCCACCGGTCTGGCGCCGCCGCTTTGCTGCCGGCGACATCATCTGCCGCGAGGGTGACTACGGTTCGACGGCGTTCTACATCGTCAACGGCACGGCCGAGGTGTACCTCGAAGCGCGCATGGCACACGCGAAGAGCGACAAGCGCGAGGGTCGCGGCCGCGGCATCTTCGGGCTCGTGCGCACCTTCACCACCGGCTTGGTTGCGGCCAGTGCCGATCAGCGCGTCGAGGAGCGTGTGCGCCGATCGATTGCGGTCGGCGCCGCGATTCATCTCGACTACGACCATCCGGTGGCCGAACTGGGCGCCGGCGAATTGTTCGGTGAGATGACCTGCCTGTCGTACTACCCGCGATCGGCGACGGTGCGGGCCACCACTGATTGTGAAGTCCTCGAGTTGCTGCGTTCGGTATTGCAGGACCTGCTGCAGAAGCGCTCGAAGATTTTCAAGCAACGCCTCGACACGACCTACCGCACGCGCGCGCTCGACACCCATCTGCGCAGCGTGCCGGTGTTCGCCGATCTGACCGCCGACTTCATCGACCACCTGCGCGCCCACGTCGAGCTGCGCACCTGCGAGCCCGGCGACGTGATCTGCCAGCAAGGCGATGTGGCCGACAGTCTCTACTTGATCCGGCTCGGCTTCGTGAAAGTCTCGCAGCACTTCCCCGGTGGCGAGTTGGTGCTCGGCTACCTCGGACACGGCGAGTACTTCGGCGAGATGGGGCTGCTCGTCGGCGGTACCCGCAACGCGACGTGCGTCGCGCTCGATCACGTCGAGCTGGTGCAGATCAACAAAGCCGATTTCGATTTGATGGTCGGCCGTTTTCCCGAGATCAAAGCGAAACTCGAAGCCGAGGCCGCCGCCAGGGTACAGGCGGGGCACCTATTGGAGGAGCGCGCGCCGACGGTACCGCTGGGCGACTTCCTCGCGCAGGGCTTGATGGACGCGCAGAACGTGCTGCTGCTCGATCTCGACAAGTGTACGCGCTGCGACGAGTGCGTGCGCGCGTGCGCGGCGGCACACGACGGCGTGACCCGGTTAGTGCGCGAGGGGCTGCGTTACGACAAATTCCTGGTCGCCACGTCGTGTCGACAGTGTGCTGATCCGCTATGCATGATCGGCTGCCCGGTGGGGTCGATCCGCCGGCGCAACAGTTTGGAAGTGATCATCGAAGACTGGTGCATCGGGTGCGGCAAGTGCGCCAATCAGTGTCCGTACGGAAACATCAACATGCACGAGTTCCCCGCGCTGCGCGACGATCCCCAGCGCGCGGGCCACAAGATGTTGGTCCACGAAGACGATCCGGAACACCCGGGACAGCAGCGCGTCGTCCTGGATAAGAAGGCGCTCACCTGCGACCTCTGCCTCGGCCTTGACGAACCGAGTTGCGTCTACGCGTGTCCGCACGATGCCGCGCTCCGCGTCGAACCGAAACACTTCTTCGGCGCGCAGATGTCTCGCGCGTAG
- a CDS encoding heme-binding protein, whose translation MSARGTAVRWLTLISGAALWLGCGGGGSSQPAGGSASTAVLTADDVRAIVERAARSLDVTTMAIAVTDRSGSVLGIFRKPDAPTTSIGNFSRPVDTNNLAVSLARTGAFFSNNQAPLSSRTVRFISGIHFPPGIPNTPNAALYGIEGTNRGCNMQVDFLPGQAVPPSTSLDGSTGLGIITGKANLSDSVSTAVSPGGVPIFKDGQVVGGVGVAGVDAALAEFAAFQGSLAGPAFGPHPASPGVIFIDGVALPFVQQATQPAGTHQGGSDGTWIVDPTAGGTVPDGWLAGPTGSAELSADQVRTIVEQGINTANNTRAAIRLPIGSTARMVLAVGDLDGNILGLYRMSDSTVFSIDVAVAKARNVVYFSGPTRGVDELPGVPIGTAVTNRTINFGSQPLYPPGIDQQAPPEEGPFFSLYQFDVNHPCTQGQQPPNPNQDGIVFFAGSVPLYRNGQLIGGLGISGDGVEQDDVVAAGGARGFEAPAALRADQVFVRGVRLPYLKFNRNPEVP comes from the coding sequence GTGAGCGCGCGCGGCACAGCAGTCCGTTGGCTGACATTGATCTCCGGTGCCGCGCTGTGGCTCGGCTGCGGCGGCGGTGGTAGTTCGCAACCCGCCGGCGGCAGCGCCAGCACCGCCGTGCTAACCGCCGACGACGTGCGCGCGATCGTTGAACGCGCGGCGCGCTCGCTCGATGTCACGACCATGGCAATTGCGGTAACCGATCGATCCGGCAGCGTGCTGGGGATCTTCCGGAAGCCCGATGCGCCGACAACGAGCATCGGCAATTTCAGCCGCCCTGTCGATACCAACAACCTCGCCGTGTCGTTAGCGCGCACCGGCGCATTTTTCAGCAACAACCAAGCGCCGCTGTCATCCCGCACCGTACGCTTCATCAGCGGGATCCATTTTCCACCGGGAATTCCAAACACACCGAATGCCGCCTTGTACGGAATCGAAGGCACCAACCGCGGTTGCAACATGCAGGTCGACTTTCTGCCCGGCCAAGCCGTGCCCCCATCCACCTCCCTCGACGGTTCTACTGGACTCGGCATCATCACCGGTAAGGCCAACCTATCTGACTCCGTCAGCACTGCGGTGAGTCCTGGCGGTGTGCCGATCTTCAAGGATGGACAAGTCGTTGGTGGCGTCGGCGTGGCTGGGGTCGATGCGGCGCTCGCCGAGTTCGCCGCCTTTCAGGGGAGCCTAGCGGGTCCGGCGTTTGGACCGCACCCTGCCAGTCCCGGCGTGATCTTCATCGACGGCGTCGCGCTGCCGTTCGTACAGCAAGCGACGCAACCAGCCGGTACTCACCAGGGGGGCAGCGACGGTACGTGGATCGTCGATCCCACTGCTGGCGGGACGGTACCTGATGGCTGGCTCGCCGGACCAACCGGAAGCGCGGAACTGAGCGCCGACCAAGTGCGGACCATCGTCGAGCAGGGGATCAACACCGCGAACAACACGCGTGCGGCAATTCGCTTGCCGATCGGCAGCACCGCGAGGATGGTGCTCGCAGTGGGCGACCTCGACGGCAACATCCTCGGCCTCTACCGTATGAGCGACAGCACGGTGTTCAGCATCGATGTCGCCGTCGCCAAGGCGCGCAATGTCGTCTACTTCAGCGGACCAACGCGCGGCGTCGATGAACTGCCCGGCGTCCCAATCGGCACGGCCGTAACCAATCGCACAATCAATTTTGGAAGCCAGCCGCTCTACCCACCCGGCATCGACCAGCAAGCGCCGCCCGAGGAAGGTCCATTCTTTTCGCTCTATCAGTTCGACGTCAATCATCCGTGCACGCAAGGCCAGCAGCCACCGAATCCGAATCAAGACGGCATCGTCTTCTTCGCCGGCAGCGTGCCGCTCTATCGCAACGGCCAACTGATCGGCGGACTCGGCATCAGCGGCGATGGCGTCGAGCAAGACGACGTGGTGGCTGCCGGCGGCGCGCGCGGCTTCGAGGCGCCGGCGGCGTTGCGCGCCGATCAAGTTTTCGTTCGCGGCGTGCGACTGCCGTATCTGAAGTTCAACCGCAACCCGGAGGTGCCGTAA
- a CDS encoding adenylate/guanylate cyclase domain-containing protein, whose translation MDAGGALGYDPLPMNWERLTPLRIALLLGVLVTALRISSCRYLELVDVRAVDYRLIQRGIQPGSPDIVIVAVDDASLEAIGRWPWPRSIQAQLVERIADTGAAVIGFDIVQSERTANVASAQLPAHVDGVDAKALDAIRAVLRKGSSDDAAFAEAIAKSARSVVGYFLDFNRPGAAAGDQVSGYNLVHGSKQGRGEARVHQAKTATMNIPEIQSAARERGYFNFIPDDLDGYYRRVPLVLRLGDDMVVPLSLAMLRVVRPQESLSIRFADFGVEAIDLGAVSIPVAEDGQLLINYRGPGKTFRHVSAADVLAGRVPPDVLKDKLVLVGVTATAVADVRATPFDGVFPGVEIHANVLDNILRQDFIQQPKWIVLVEIAVIALLVLILGLVLQHARGVLGAATAATLIVAYLAGSQWLFVHYGMPLSLVYPLLAIGLCHGSISLQHYIVEERNKRKIRNAFELYLTPAVARVVSERPEMLALGGDTRELTVLFSDIRGFTTISEKFQGDPHTLVALLNDFLGGMTDVIFACDGTLDKYVGDEIMAFWGAPLPQADHAARACRGALGMMARLAQLNEEFHQRGWPSLDIGIGLNSGPMVVGNMGSARRLSYTLVGDNVNLGARLEGLNKLYGSHIIASESTVTESPDFVFRELDLVRVKGKYQGVRIFEVLGPGDERPRWASLVTRFESGLQAYRTRQWDEAITTFGAILEENPNDGPARLYLGRVRGMLDAPPPLDWDGVTVMETK comes from the coding sequence GCTCGGCGTTCTAGTGACCGCGCTGCGCATCAGCAGTTGCCGGTACTTGGAGTTAGTGGACGTACGCGCCGTCGACTACCGGTTGATCCAGCGCGGCATCCAGCCCGGCTCGCCCGACATCGTCATCGTGGCGGTGGATGATGCCAGTCTCGAAGCGATCGGACGATGGCCCTGGCCGCGGTCGATACAGGCACAGCTGGTCGAGCGGATCGCCGACACTGGAGCCGCGGTCATCGGCTTCGATATCGTGCAATCCGAGCGGACCGCGAACGTCGCGAGCGCACAGCTGCCGGCGCACGTCGACGGCGTGGACGCGAAGGCGCTGGACGCGATTCGGGCAGTGTTGCGGAAAGGATCGAGCGATGATGCTGCGTTCGCGGAGGCCATCGCGAAGTCCGCGCGGTCGGTTGTCGGCTACTTTCTCGACTTCAACCGGCCCGGTGCGGCGGCGGGGGATCAGGTATCGGGCTACAACCTCGTCCATGGAAGCAAGCAGGGACGCGGTGAGGCGCGCGTGCACCAGGCCAAGACCGCGACGATGAATATACCCGAGATTCAATCCGCGGCGCGCGAGCGGGGTTACTTCAACTTCATTCCCGACGATCTCGACGGCTACTACCGACGGGTACCCCTGGTGTTGCGTTTGGGCGACGACATGGTCGTTCCGCTCTCGCTGGCGATGCTGCGTGTGGTGCGGCCGCAAGAATCGCTGTCGATTCGATTTGCGGACTTCGGCGTCGAGGCGATTGATCTCGGAGCGGTGTCGATTCCGGTGGCGGAAGATGGGCAGTTGCTCATCAACTATCGCGGTCCGGGCAAAACCTTCCGTCACGTCTCAGCCGCCGATGTGCTCGCCGGACGAGTACCTCCCGATGTGTTGAAGGACAAGCTGGTGCTCGTCGGCGTGACCGCGACTGCGGTCGCCGACGTCCGCGCGACCCCGTTCGACGGAGTATTTCCGGGAGTCGAAATTCACGCCAACGTGCTCGACAACATTCTCCGCCAGGACTTCATTCAGCAGCCGAAGTGGATCGTGCTGGTGGAGATCGCGGTGATTGCATTGCTCGTGCTGATTCTTGGACTGGTGTTGCAGCACGCACGCGGTGTGTTGGGCGCGGCCACCGCCGCGACGCTGATCGTGGCGTATCTGGCGGGCAGTCAATGGCTATTCGTGCACTACGGGATGCCGCTCAGTCTAGTGTACCCGTTGCTGGCGATCGGCTTGTGCCACGGTAGCATCAGCCTCCAGCACTACATCGTCGAGGAGCGCAACAAGCGCAAGATCCGCAACGCGTTCGAATTGTATCTCACCCCGGCGGTCGCGCGCGTCGTCAGCGAGCGGCCGGAAATGTTGGCGCTCGGCGGCGACACCCGCGAACTCACCGTGCTGTTCTCGGACATCCGCGGCTTCACCACGATTTCCGAGAAATTCCAGGGCGACCCGCACACGCTGGTGGCGTTGCTTAACGACTTCCTTGGTGGCATGACGGATGTTATTTTTGCCTGTGACGGAACGCTGGACAAATACGTGGGCGATGAGATCATGGCCTTCTGGGGGGCGCCGCTGCCGCAAGCCGATCACGCGGCGCGTGCGTGTCGCGGCGCGCTGGGGATGATGGCTCGCCTGGCGCAGTTGAACGAGGAGTTCCATCAGCGCGGCTGGCCGTCGCTCGACATCGGCATCGGGCTCAACAGCGGCCCGATGGTGGTCGGCAACATGGGCTCGGCGCGGCGCCTGAGCTACACGCTGGTGGGCGACAACGTGAACCTTGGCGCTCGCCTCGAGGGCCTCAACAAACTCTACGGCAGCCACATCATCGCCAGCGAGTCGACAGTGACCGAGAGTCCCGACTTCGTTTTCCGCGAGCTCGATCTGGTTCGCGTGAAGGGCAAGTATCAAGGCGTGCGCATCTTCGAGGTGCTGGGTCCGGGCGACGAGCGACCACGTTGGGCGTCGCTGGTGACGCGCTTCGAGTCCGGCCTGCAGGCCTACCGCACGCGTCAATGGGACGAAGCGATCACTACCTTCGGTGCGATATTGGAGGAGAACCCCAACGATGGCCCCGCGCGCTTGTACCTCGGGCGGGTGCGCGGGATGTTGGATGCACCGCCACCGCTCGACTGGGATGGCGTCACAGTAATGGAGACGAAGTGA
- a CDS encoding MBL fold metallo-hydrolase produces MKGTPALRVRFWGVRGSYPTPGPATARIGGNSSCVEVTSAKHTLAFDAGTGIIGLGRELMHRNGDPTVYVFLSHLHHDHIEGLRYFAPAYNPRWTCHIYGAGGGAQALQRLLARTMTPRLFPVSLSQLPANLAINNLDKQERIRLNGSPATVITARYSNAHPKVGVTLYRVTCGGRSVVYATDVEAPLGGHDDVVAFARGADVLIHDAQYTDAEYHGTPSNKAGWGHSTVRMAAEAARAAKVGELILYHHDPEHDDAEVRRLEKLARTIFPRTRAASEGLELHLAPR; encoded by the coding sequence GTGAAGGGGACGCCGGCGCTGCGGGTGCGGTTTTGGGGCGTGCGCGGCAGCTATCCGACCCCGGGACCGGCGACGGCGCGCATCGGCGGAAACTCATCGTGCGTCGAGGTCACGAGTGCGAAGCACACGCTCGCATTCGATGCCGGCACCGGCATCATCGGCTTGGGGCGCGAACTGATGCACCGGAACGGTGATCCGACGGTGTACGTCTTCCTGAGCCATCTCCACCACGATCACATCGAAGGCTTGCGCTATTTCGCGCCGGCCTACAACCCGCGTTGGACCTGCCACATCTATGGTGCCGGCGGGGGTGCTCAGGCGTTGCAACGCTTACTGGCGCGCACCATGACACCGCGCCTATTTCCGGTGTCGCTGTCGCAGCTCCCCGCTAATCTCGCGATCAACAATCTCGACAAGCAGGAACGCATTCGATTGAACGGTTCGCCGGCCACGGTGATCACCGCCCGCTACAGCAACGCGCATCCGAAGGTCGGAGTGACGCTCTACCGCGTGACCTGCGGTGGGCGTTCAGTGGTCTACGCCACCGATGTCGAGGCCCCGCTGGGCGGTCACGACGACGTCGTGGCCTTCGCTCGCGGCGCCGACGTATTGATTCACGACGCGCAATACACCGACGCCGAGTACCACGGCACGCCGAGCAACAAGGCGGGCTGGGGTCACAGTACGGTGCGCATGGCGGCCGAAGCCGCGCGCGCCGCCAAGGTCGGTGAGCTGATCCTCTACCACCACGATCCCGAACACGACGACGCCGAGGTGCGTCGCCTGGAGAAACTGGCGCGCACGATCTTTCCGCGCACCCGGGCGGCATCTGAAGGCCTCGAGTTGCACCTGGCGCCGCGCTGA